The following proteins are encoded in a genomic region of Populus trichocarpa isolate Nisqually-1 chromosome 13, P.trichocarpa_v4.1, whole genome shotgun sequence:
- the LOC7481745 gene encoding acyl-CoA-binding domain-containing protein 4, translated as MAMARASSGPAYPERFYAAAAYAGFDGSHNSTSTVSSKFQNDTALLLYALYQQATVGPCNVPKPSSWKAVEQSKWKSWQGLGNMASTEAMRLFVKILEEDDPSWYYRASNSISEISESVVDTHVNHYSKDEPIIKNGNSFPETKTISTENGTLVETQDKDVVSEDVGTVAVYDQWIAPSITGQSPKARYEHGAAIVQDKMYVYGGNHNGRYLNDLHVLDLRSWAWSKVNFKVENESQEGQSPAKLTPCAGHSLIPWENKLLSVAGHTKDPSETIQIKVFHLQSCTWSTLKTYGKGPVSRGGQSVTLVGTSLVIFGGQDAKRSLLNDLHILDLETMTWDEIDAVGVPPSPRSDHAAAVHAERYLLIFGGGSHATCFNDLHVLDLQTMEWTRPTQQGEIPTPRAGHAGVTVGENWFIVGGGDNKSGVSETAVLNMSTLVWSVVTSVQGRVPLASEGLSLVLSSYNGEDVLVSFGGYNGHYSNEVNVLKPSHKSTLQSKITETPVPDSVSAVHNVTNPTRDVDSELEVGQEGKIREIVMDNIDRESWKSRGEGTSLIATLKAEREELDSSLSKEKLQTLHLKQELADAETRNTDLYKELQSVRGQLAAEQSRCFKLEVDVAELRQKLQTMETLQKELELLQRQKAASEQALDANHRQGSGGVWGWLAGTPGGQKGDDA; from the exons ATGGCGATGGCGAGGGCAAGCTCTGGCCCCGCATACCCCGAGCGATTCTATGCAGCTGCAGCATACGCTGGATTTGATGGATCTCACAATTCCACCAGTACCGTCTCTTCTAAATTCCAAAACGACACCGCTTTGCTCCTCTACGCTCTCTACCAACAG GCGACAGTTGGACCGTGTAATGTGCCGAAACCTAGCAGTTGGAAGGCTGTGGAACAAAGCAAATGGAAAAG CTGGCAGGGGCTTGGAAATATGGCCTCTACAGAAGCAATGCGTCTCTTTGTGAAAATATTGGAG GAAGATGATCCAAGTTGGTACTATAGAGCATCTAACTCTATTTCAGAAATCTCAGAGTCTGTTGTAGACACACATGTGAAT CATTACTCAAAAGATGAGCCTATCATCAAGAATGGGAACTCTTTCCCAGAGACAAAGACCATTTCTACTGAGAATGGGACTCTTGTAGAAACACAGGATAAAGATGTTGTCTCAGAAGATGTCGGTACAGTTGCTGTCTATGATCAATGGATTGCACCTTCAATAACTGGCCAATCCCCAAAAGCCCGATATGAG cATGGAGCAGCAATTGTTCAAGATAAGATGTATGTATATGGGGGAAATCACAATGGCCGCTATCTCAATGATCTTCAT GTGCTGGATTTGAGAAGCTGGGCCTGGTCAAAGGTCAATTTTAAGGTTGAGAATGAGTCACAGGAGGGACAGTCTCCAGCTAAATTAACTCCCTGTGCTGGCCATTCCTTG ATACCATGGGAGAATAAGCTTCTATCAGTTGCTGGACATACAAAGGATCCTTCTGAAACTATCCAga tCAAGGTATTTCATCTTCAATCTTGTACTTGGTCAACCTTAAAGACTTATGGGAAAGGACCG GTCTCACGTGGTGGTCAATCAGTCACCCTTGTTGGGACAAGCTTAGTGATTTTTGGTGGACAAGATGCAAAGAGATCTCTCTTGAATGATCTGCATATTCTTGACCTAGAAACCATGACCTGGGATGAAATTGATGCCGT TGGTGTGCCTCCTTCTCCAAGATCTGATCACGCAGCTGCAGTACATGCTGAGCGTTACCTTCTTATTTTTGGTGGAGGCTCGCATGCTACTTGTTTCAATGATCTGCATGTGCTTGATTTGCAAACT ATGGAATGGACTAGACCCACACAACAGGGTGAGATACCAACTCCCCGGGCTGGACATGCAGGTGTAACAGTTGGTGAGAATTGGTTTATCGTTGGTGGTGGCGACAACAAGTCTG GGGTCTCTGAAACTGCAGTCCTGAACATGTCTACACTTGTCTGGTCTGTCGTAACTTCTGTTCAAGGGCGTGTTCCTCTTGCCAGTGAG GGTTTGAGTTTAGTCTTGAGCTCTTATAATGGTGAAGATGTTCTTGTATCTTTTGGAGGATATAATGGGCATTACAGCAATGAA GTCAATGTTCTAAAACCAAGCCACAAATCAACCTTGCAATCGAAAATAACAGAGACCCCTGTGCCAGACAGTGTTTCTGCTGTCCATAATGTCACAAACCCCACCAGAGATGTGGACTCTGAGTTGGAAGTGGGGCAAGAAGGCAAAATCAGGGAAATTGTTATGGATAACATTGACCGAGAGTCCTGG AAATCTAGAGGTGAGGGAACTAGTCTTATAGCCACTTTAAAGGCTGAGAGAGAAGAACTGGATTCTTCACTTAGCAAGGAGAAGTTGCAGACTCTCCATTTAAAGCAAGAGTTAGCTGATGCCGAGACTCGTAACACTGACCTTTACAAG GAGCTCCAATCTGTACGTGGTCAACTTGCTGCTGAGCAGTCAAGATGTTTCAAACTAGAG GTTGATGTTGCGGAACTACGACAAAAGCTTCAAACAATGGAGACTCTGCAAAAAGAACTTGAACTCCTGCAACGACAGAAGGCTGCCTCTGAACAGGCCTTAGATGCAAATCATAGGCAGGGATCAGGTGGTGTGTGGGGCTGGCTTGCTGGAACGCCTGGCGGCCAGAAAGGAGACGATGCCTAA